The Metarhizium brunneum chromosome 5, complete sequence sequence ggcAAACCACGCACCCAGGACCACGAGCCACGCCCGCATGCCGCCTTCGGGAAAGCTCTCTTCGTAGGATGCGCTCGAAACTTGCGTAGTATTCTTTTCTAGGTTGTTGGTCCCCTGgtcctcggccttgttgcTATTGGTGATGGCGTCTTGGTTGCCATTCTCCACAACATAGGTCTCTCCATCGTCATGGAGTACTCGCGAGTTTACCTGGTAAACGTCCATAATTGCGTCCCTCGACGGTTATGTAAACGGCAGACTCACTGTTCGGAAGGGGACCGTCCCTTGTTACTATATCTGCTACTTGGACATGAACTAACAAGAGGGCAGTGGGATGTAAGAAACCAGGTGTATTTGCGGCTTTAGAAATGGCGCCTTATAACAACAGGCGGGAGCCATGGATTTAAGAGGGTGGGAAAAAAGTTCTTCTTAGCAACTGACCCTTGGAAGGCGGCCCATCTAGCTTTCTGACCCCAGCTGGTGGTCGGCGCCGAGCGCAATCAACTCATGATTGTGGGGACATTCAATCCACTCGTCTGCCGTTGAAAAGACTTttgcggcgtcggcgccttGATGGTGTCCAGTTTAACATCCCCATTTGGGTCACCCGTGGCTACCACACTCCTTTCGGGAATTGTCGTCGGAGTGTGGAGGCGGCGTGGACGCGCATTTGACCACATCCCTGGCTCCCAGCTTCTAGTCGACACACCGAGTTGAACCCAAGGCCGAAGCCGAGCTCCGTTTCTTGCATCTTGACTCATCGAAGCTCAAATGTTCATTGTTCCCATTGCTGATTGTCACTGTCATTTTCCTCGTATAGACATGTTGAAGAACTGCCGGGCACAAACAAAGTTGAGATGCGGGGTATGCAACATAGATTTATAACTGCTGATTTCTAATCCCTAGTGTTGTGAGTCCCAATCACAGTGTTGCTGATCTGTAAAGTCGAGATGAACTGGAACTGCAAACTAAGAGACCAGAAATTAGAATTCACTTTACATGCTTCGTTCGTGTTCTCAACGACGGCCCCCATCACTCAAAGGTCTCACCCCGAAGCATCAAATCATCCGGATCCGGTGGAGCCTGGCAGCGGAGGAGGAATTACACTATCGAGACTGAATCGACTTCGCGTTGCCTCTCCCGTGTTATGCCGTATGATCCATATGAAATAAGCCACATCGAGCCCGGAGACCGTCCTGCGCCCGCGAGGGTGCATTAGCTATGCCACATTTCCATGCTGGCATGCACATCGGCCTATGCAGTCTGAATAGGTGAATGCAACCCCCAACTCGTTATCACAGCCACGATTGCGGAGTGTAGTATTCTCTGGCCGTCGGGTATAGTACACAATTTTCCGTCCAACTGGTATTTCCATCACAGGGATTAGGCGCGCATGTAGTACCTCCCGTGGGATGACACCATGAAACAATAGGCGGTGATATGCCCCGGAATACGGAACCAAGGTCCGGCAGGCAATGCGAGGCCCCACTGTTGATCGGGCCTCGCCAGGGGTCCGAATCGCCGAGTCAAAAGAAGGTAGGAGATTTCGAAGTCCAAAATCAGGTCGCGCGGTGCTGTGCGCGGGATTTCCCCTCTGACCCACTATCGAATCTTCTGACCAAGCCCGGAGCAACCAACAACTCAGATGGCATCCAATAGTTAGTCATTGTTTGCTACCGATAAGAAGGCGTGATGACACCGTTGATATCCACAAGGTAATGTCATCGATCTTTGAGACATGTAGGACTGTTTGAATTGCTTCGTAACCAGGTGGTTCTGTGCCAAAGCCTCATGAGGTTTTGCAGTAACCACCAAAATGTTGTTAGGAACGCCCCTCTCACGATGAAAAGTTAGCCCAGACTGCAGAGTCTGCCGCAGATCACCGCTCCCGGGCTATCTGGTAGGCATGGGCGTCTATGCTACTGACTGTATGGATAAAACAGACAGCGCTGCAGAAGGCGTTGCACTGGCAGTCCCAGTTACTCGTCCTTGTCTTCGATGCCCTCCACGGTCACAGTCCAATATTTCTGCTGTGTATCTTCAGCCGCCTCAGCCGCTTCTTTGGTTGATTTTGAATTCCCTTCCTTCTCCAATCGATCTGCCTCTTCAGGCTCTGTCAGCCCGCCCTGACCTCGACCCTTGTCCAGCTTCCTCTGTACAGCCGCTGGTACGAAGGCGGAAACAGCTTCTTGCCGAAGGTCTCGCATAACAGGTTTCGCCTCGTACACAGTCTGGGATTCGACAGGAGGTGCTTCCGTCTTTGGAGCCTCTGCTTTCTTTGCCATATCTTCACGCATCGCATCGGCATTTGGGTTTCGTCGTGCTCGCCGTCTCGCGTACCACTGGTCTAGGACTTCCTTTGGAATTGGGGGTGGCGTGTCTCTTGGCATAGGAATCCTGCGCACCTCCTCTGGCACGTCCTCGTCGGTGCTCGAGCCTGCAGAGTTGCGCCGTCTTTTCCCCAAGACACCCGAGTCCCCATCTCGTCGGCCGCCGCGATGAAATGAAGGTGCTCTATCGCCTAGTGTCTCTCTCGCTTTCCTTACCCCTTTGGCTTCCTTCTCGAGCCCCTCTAACAACTGTTCTTCGTGTCGTGATAgcttgccgccgcccgcaGAAATGGCCTTTAAATCATCGATCTGCTTCTGAATTCGGTCCGGGTTCTTGCGCGCTAATCTTTCGTTGCGCCTGTCTTGAGCTTCTGCCTTGCCTATAGAGAATGGTCAGAATGGAATATTGAATGCTGATGACAATCGTGGGGCATACCCTTTTTGattgccttggccttttcagCTTTCCGCTGAGCCTGCACCGGGTTGTAGCCCTTTTCCTTTGGCATTTTGCGAGTGTCTGGTTCGCGCTACGTCTGGCTTCGAGGACCGGAATTCGTCTCTGGTCCCAGATGATGTGGTGGCGATTAGGTGGTATTATTTGGAACAGCAGTATTCGCTTTGCTGCGTGGAAACTGTTGAAGAAGCTTTGTTTGAAGGTTTGAGGCCGAAACTCTGATGTGGGAAGCTCTTTCCAGAGCGGTGGGTCCTCCACTCGTCGCCCAACGAATAAAGTCTCCTGCGCTCCAGCATCTGCCCAAACACACATCACATCACTTGCGTCTCGCATTAGATTTTTTTCACCTCCATCAAAGCCAAGTGTTCCGGCTTGTCCGCCGTAGTCTCAGATCTGTCAATGTTGAAGGGTATTATCTTCATTTGCTCCTAAAAAAGAGGGCGGGAAAATCATGCGCCGTCAGCGGGTATCCATTCTCTCAAGTCATCTCCCGCACGCAATCATGCTCCCCATCTTCCACACAGGCTCGTTATTTACGTATAGCagaaaggaaaaataaaaatcttTAGTCGATAGAGTGCCGAATTATGATGGAGAGTGGTAATTTGTACTGTGCTACTCCGGCGCCTACTTGGTCATTGCCAAATGCATCCTGATCCCGACTACGCTTTCGATTAGCAACCCGTTCTTTGGCTACAAGTAGTCTCTTCTCCGTGAGTATGATATGATGCGTACTATTTCTCATTGATGGATCTACCATGATGCAGAATGAGTGTGTTAAATAGACATTTGACCGCGTAATGATAGGAGCTTCGTGTCCAGCAAAGAAAAACCAATCCTCTCCGTCGAATCAGTCCAGTCGGGTAAACAAGTACAAATCGATACCTAGTTATCCACGTCATTCAACTTGGAAATTCCAAAGGCCTTGTTCATACGGTCGTTGGCATTGGACGGCGTGGCATCCAAAACCTCCATGTTGCCTTCATCATCTCTTTCACCGGTCCTATATGCAGCATGGCTTCCCAGTTTATACCACATATATATGGTCAAGAGAGCGGCGGCCATGAGAAATGCGAAAATGGTCCAATTGCCCCGGCTGTACATCGGTGAGTCGCTGCTGGGGAAAAGGAACGGTGACGATATTCCTCCACAATTGGCGATGGCAATCATTCCGCCCGTCGCAAGCGCAGTTGCTGTTGAGCCTTGCACCGTCGCCGTTCGGTACTATTCAGCCCATCTCGTTAGTTTTCAACAGTCTCGCAGGATTGGCTTTCTCTACGCACGGGTTGACGTATCCTCCTGAATCAGAAGATGAACTCACCGCAACAAAAGGTAGGACAGCCGCATTTGTGCAAGCAATAATACAAATTGCAAAATACCGAACCCCTCGCTGCGAGACAACAGCCAGCAGCAAATACCCCGTCGCCAGGAACCCCAAAGCGCCAAGAATGTGTCGCGGCCGCTCTCTAGTCTTGTCACTGTGAATACATGTCCCAATAAcaatcaccatggccactACGTTTGGCGGCACCGTCAACAGCTGGGCTTCGTAGCCCTTGTAGCCAAGTGCTGCCACAATCGTCGGGGCAAAATAGCCGAATGCATTCAGGGAGTTTGTCATGAGAAAGTAATGTGCGGCGAACAGCCAAAACCAAGGATCAATCAGGGTTTTCTTCGCAACGTCACTGTCCCAATGCTTGTCCCCCATGGACGGCGCATACGGCCCGAGACGCTTCACAGCAAAAGCTCGTTCTTCAGGTGTCAACCACGAAGATGTCTGAGGATAGTCAGGGAGGTAGAACCACACCATGACGCCGACAATTACAGCCGGGATTCCTTCGAGGATGAAAAGCCACTGCCAGCCAGACAGTCCAGCCTTTTTGTTGAGAAATGAAATCCCCGTGGCGAGCAGACCCCCAAAGGCGCCTGCAACTGAAACCGAGGTTGCAAATATGGCCATTCGGGTTGCCCGCTCCTCGGGCTTGTACCAGAAGCACAAGTACATCATCATCCCGGGGAAGAATCCAGCCTCAGCAAGACCCAAGGCCATGCGTACGGCTAGAAGGCCGCCGTAGGTTGTGACGGCGGCCGTGCaaatggtgatgatgccccAGCTGACCATGATGCGGGATATCCAGCGGCTGGGGGAGAAGTATTTTAACAGGATATTGGAAGGAAACTCCATCAGGACGTATGGGACGAAAAATAGAGCCACGGCAACATTGTACCGCTGACCCGTGAGGTTGAGCTGCACAACTATGTTGTCTTCTGGGGTGTCATTGTTGAGGGTTCGAGCATTGCCCAAGTTGACTCTGTCCAAGTAGTCTGCGCATCTTGGTGAGTTTCTGGCCATGCATGGAAAGAATATCATGCCGGGCGGGCATGTATTGGAATGGGTGTACTTAGGAGATATGTGACAACCACCCACGGCAGAATCCGAAAGTCTTGTTTGCGGACGATGCGGCGCTCCATAGCTTTGTCCGATATGTCGACAGACTCGAGCCCCGGCACGTCTAATGACGGCACGGACGACATTATGGACTTCCAGATACCCATGGTTTGGTGCTTGTGTGATGCTTGTGTGAATCGAGCAACAGCCAGCTGGCGCTTAGTATTGAGTTGGTATTCAGGGTCTCGAGAGGTGTGGTCCCGGGAAATGCGCAGTTCTTATAACTACATGTACCTACGTAGGGATCTAGCAATCAAACATCTCTCCCATCAACTCCTGCTATACACCCATGGTCATGTATCAGTTGATacttgcaccagacatctctTGGAGTGCTGGAGGACTGGAGGCGCCGCCACACAGGGGCCAGTAACCAATAAGTAGGAAAGCATATATTTTCGCTGCATCAAGTTATTGCTTCCAAGAACAcggtggctgaggctatcaCGAGATTGCCTTGACTAGCGGGCCATGGCACTGCACCAATTACGCTGGTACATCTGACGCGGCACGATGCGAACGGTCTATTTCTCTAGTCTCATTACtatccttggcctggtataGCCTaatactgttttagattttacgcttgcacgatacttgtatcatgcttgtaatttcattcgactacagagcgaaacaatcTTAATATTAACGTACTTATATGAATTCAGTTGGCTTATCATACTTAAGCACCTAGTAGTAATCGCACTACTACTATCCGGGTAAAGTACAAATCGCTTACCGCAGTGATAACGGCCGCACGGACTTGATATTAGGGCGAACTACACCCAAAGGGGCCGCCTCCGAGATCCGAGTGTGCATTGCACTAACCTTCCTGCCTTGACGCGCCGCGCCTGCCTTGACCCCCAGAGAAATCGATTTACATAAGATTGAAAGCTGCCTCGTAGATTCTTCATGTTAATGAACgcgtgctggcgctggcatTCCACGTCGTGCAGGGGCCTTCGAGGTCGCCTGGCACTTCCTGTCTGGGGATGTGGAGATGGGGTCCATGTAGGGTTCCGGGGTTGATGATTGATAACAGCTGTAGGACTATCAGCCCATGAAAAACTCTATCTTTGCTTCCCTCCGCCATGTGAACATGCTACCATGTACAGGCTGTTCAGCTAGTTTCAAATTGGGGTAGATGTCTACCACAGTCAAACAGCGGTGTCGAGTGTTCTCCGACTTGCTTTCAAGGACAACGAGCCAAAAGACATATTAGCCTCCTCTCACAGACTGACTCGGGCCACCTCTAGAACGCAAGGCTTGCTGCACATGTGACCTTAGCCCATATATGCCACATAAACATACCGGGTTGTGAACATGGCATAGAGGAAGGCAGCGCAGAGGCAGCGGCTAGCTCGCTTGGCTTCTCATGCCCATTTTCTCATTCCCTCAGAGATGTTGCCATAATCAAGACTACACTGGGGTACGTAGTGCACATCTCTTCTTACTTTACTCGACTGTTTCAAGCAACGGGTTGATAACGGCAGCGAGTTGAGACGCAATCTTCCGGCCTCCCTCCACACTCGGTTCCACCCTCTCGACATAGTCTCCGCCACCTTTCCCATCCAGAGCCTCAAACAAGGCTACTGGAATCACAGAAACCCCGGGGATCTGGACTTTTTGTGTCGCGAGCTCATACATCTTGGTGATGGCAGCCTGGAGCCGGCCAGGCCATCGGTTGTAGCCGAGAGCCCCGAGAGAGACGTCTGCCCAGCTCTTCTGCTTCGCTGCCTGTGCCTCGAGCGGGAAGTAAATCATGCAAACGACTACGGCCCGAGGCTTGTGCTGCTCAACCAGCTTGGCCACATACTTCTCGACCTGCGTCTTGAACATGTTGACAAAGTAGCGAAGGGGCCAGGCTGTTCCCCTCTGGATCCGAGACGTCGGCGTCAGCCACgcgagcagcagcatgtGGCATATCGTGGACAGGTTCGGTCTCATGGCGATGTCATTGGCGCCTACCGATACGATGAGAATGTCTTCGGCTCGGATGTGATCTCTGATGAACTTGTCATGCGCCAAGAGGTCGCTGTCTCGCTCCTGCAACAGAGAGGCTTCGACGGCGAGATTGAGCGCCGTGGCTTGGCTGCCCAGGAAGTGGTTCAGCCAGAAGGCAACATCAGGCTTTGGATGGGGCGGTTTGAGAGCGGCCTTGTATATTTCTGGAACTTCTGCGGGCAAAGGCTCGCCGCCAGGGGAGCTGGATGGCAGCCAATACTTGTTGTCGAGCGAAGAATCGCCCGCCAGATATACAATAGGCTTTGTCGGTCGTTGCGAGATGATTATGTTGTGGAAGGCGCGGATGTCCGAGATGGGATGCCCCTTGTATTCGAAGTAGAACCGCGACGCGTTGATCTTGCTCATTTTCTCCTCTACAGACTGGAGCCAGTTGAACAATGTTGAGGGCAAAGCTTGATCGATCGGCTAGGGCAGTGAACATTGTTACTTGAAATGAAAAATTTTAGGATTCGGCATTGTGTACTGGTCCTAGGGGGTTCTTGAAAATACAGACTCGTGTTGGGCTGAATGCAGGCAGCATTGAGTGCTGgggccaacattgaacattgaaggcaaGTCCCAGCTCAAGTACAGGGTATGCAACCATGTACCTACTAAAGTTGGTGCCTAGGCGGCGGGGTTCTCATCGGAGTGATGAGCGCGCACGTGTTGCAAAaccaagaccaacaacaaAACGTCCacattgatgatggtgaAGCATAGTATTGCCGGCTTGCCACAATGTCATCGCTTTCGCGACAACTTCCAATAAGCCGACCCAAGGAAGAACGCCATCGCAGAAGATAAAGTTCGCAAGAAGCGCCTTGCCTTGATCAAGTCCATTGACTGAAGCAATTTGTTGCCTGGCCTCATCTTTATACCATGGCGACGCGTGCAGTACGGCCATCAGCGTACGGTTTCTTTAATGTCTGCTTCTTTGTTCAGTTCGAAGTGGGCTGTCCTGAATCCAATATCTTGGCTTGTCCCTTGGCTTGACGAGAAAAGGACGCCGAGCTAGTCAAGATGTGACGAGTCCCCCCTCACCGCTACAAGTTTGTTGATGGGTTCAGTAGAACTCATTTGCCTCATGCTATCCTGTCTGTGCAGCCATGTTTCCACTAAGATGACAGTCCCAATACCAAACGGTCATGCATTTCTCGAAAGACTCTTCTTGcatgtcgacgaggaagtcAACAAAAAACCAGACCAGGAGCTAGATGGACGAGGCATTTCAAAGATCCTCTACGCATCACAGCACTTCAACAAGTATGTCAAGCAGAAGTGGCTTAAAACGACGCCCAGCGAGGGTTCCTTCGTTCTCATGCATGGGGGTATGGCGGCTGTCGTTGCTAATACTCtctttgatgatgatttCCTCAACATTGTTGGAATTATCGACTGGGAATGGAGTCAAGTCCTTTGGGGATCAGTGCTGATTTTGTGATCATGAGAAAGGTCTATAATCAGGAAGTCGGCCACCTCCTCCGCGCCATCAGACAACGTGAAGTGGACCTTGGCGTCCCTCCTGTCATACCCAGAGAATGGGCAGAAACGGAGGACCGGTGCCATGCTGCCATCGCGTTGGCATTGCTTCATCTTGAATTTTCTGTCAACGTCTTTGGGGGCTTCCTTTTCTACGAGCTGATGACGTTGCAGAGAAATTTGCAAGATGACAAAGCCATCTTTCAGCGTTGAGATATTTGTCCCCGTTTGGAAGAGTTTATGAGGAGCTCACCAGATCGACTGGCTTTTGCAGCCAGAAATGGAATGAACAAGAACGGGTTGAGTTTTTTGTGGAAGAGAGGAAATATTTCGACTTGCCAGCGGCCCGCAAAATTGTTCTACCTGATAATGGGACAAAATACGGTTCAAAGAGCAGTTTCGTGCTGTTTCCATGAGCACTGGATCAAAATTTCATATTGTTTCCGTAGCTATAACGGTGGAAATGGAGCACGTGCAAGCCGAGATTGTGTCATTCTCAGACTGGTAGTCTAGCTGGCCAAGCATAGCTGGAACCTGTCATGCAACTTTTCTAGACCCTGACGCGCGACGCGCGGCACGATATCCTCACCAGTCGCCGACAACGACAAAATAATCCAACTGAATCAAGACTTCACAGCTTAAAAACCTTTCCAGATGACAGTTCCGACTTTGCCCCTACTCCCGCTTAATCAGATCGTCGGATTAGATCGTAAAGCTGTCAAATGTCCACTTTTTTGGACTGCCGAACACCTTGATTGGTTCGGGTGCCGATTCGACGACATCACGACAACTGCGGTGTTGCCAGACGCGGCTCTCAGTGACCATGCAAATCTGTCGAATAAGGGCAAAGACTCCCATGCAATTAAGCACCATGGCATACAGAAAGAGGTTGAGTGCCTTGCGGTGTCTAGCTCGCCCGAGATGAAAAGCTTcagcatcaagaagctccTAGTGGGCGACAAGCTCCCTTTTAGGAAGAGCTGGTAAGAGCGGCACAtgacgacatggagacaccagacagttCCAGGCTAAAGCTTCCTTGTACAGTGCAGGCCCTGAGTTTTTCTACGCTGGCCGCCCTGTTCATCGACCCCCGTACGTTCTTTTTTATCCCCGCGGTCGACTCGACGAGCCGAACAACCAGGGCCTGCCATTGACAGGCTATATTCATTACTCGGAGATCAAGAGGCAGCGCCGCAAATATAATCGGCGTCAAAATAGATCTTGCGGCGCCCCAGACTATAAATTTTGGGACAGATTATCGCGCATAACGCCGGTGAAGTGGTCTCAAGACCCATATCTATTCTGCATATTACTCTCGATTGCGCAGCGACAAAGCCGCAGTAAACGCTGGCACCACCAGCGTCTAGAATCACCGTATAGGGTATGCCATCTATGCAATAACTTGGCTATTCCGATTTTCTAattcaacaaggcatgtCTTCTGGTGACGAACGAGTCCGACTGCAGATTCATATATCTATTTGAACTCTCCGTTATGTCGGAACACCTCAAAATCTTCGAAAGGCCGGACTTGGCGAGGACTCCTACGATTTGGCCGACCATTAAATGTATTAGCATTCCCTTCGAGCCTTGTTTCAATTTTCAGTCACGCATCCTGGCTGCCTTCGGAGACCAACCAGAAGGATCTCGTCCTGGTGGTATTACTAAACTAGCCACTAATAAACGTGACCACAGCCCAGAAGTTGATGAAAGACTCAGCAAGAGGCCAATGGTTGAACATGATACTGTCACGTTATGACATTCATTGTTAACTAAGCTTGTTTTGCAAAATTGTTAATTGTTCGTTGTTGTGCTGTTGCAGCGCAACGTGACAGGGGATGGGCGCCGTTTGGCCAACCGGCAGTTCACGTCGACGAATTCAACCGGGATAAAAAGATTCAGATTCTACCTGCATACACCCAGGATGGAATTTTACACGCAAAGATCTATCGAGGATCTACTGATAGTGCTGTCTTTAAGGAATTTATTGAAGAGCTACTACCGCTCCTCGGCAAGCTCCCTGCTCCAAAATCTGTCGTTGTGATGGATAACGCGTCCTTCCATCATTCTAAAAGGATCCGGCGAATGTGTGCAGCGGCTGGAGTAAGAATACTGTTCTTACCACCATATTCCCCCGATCTCAATCCCATTGAGGAGTATTTTGCTGAGCTGAAGAGATTCATCAAAAAGCAATGGTTCAAGGAGAATGATCATACTCAGCCGTTTGATACCTTTTTACGCTGGTGCGTTTACCAGGTTGGAGAGCGACGTGAGAGTGCAGACGGTCACTTTCGCCACTCTGGGATCACTATTAGATTTCACAATAGGTAGAATACGCACAAAACAGCAAATAGTCAAGGTTTTagtccatcttcatcaaaATAATAGACTACAaatgccatggcctccattacttcaatgttttcaATCCTAGATACAAGCATTAAGTCACAATGTATTTGTCGGATAATGCCCCTGGAGACTGAAGTCGCAGAGCTTGGTGTAATTGTAATGGCTGGATGTCATAGCGTCGGCTATCATGACCAAACTTGGCCGAAAGTTAAATTCGGACGAAAGGGAGTTTTTTGGTAGTAATAATTTCGGTCTCGACAGTAAGGTGGGAGATTTTAGTATGTATTGGATGTCAAGTAACTACGAAGTCCTGTAATTGGTTGGGCCGTATGAATAGAAAAGCCAAGGCGTCTGTCGGAAACGGGCTAGGAGCAAGTGTTGATCCGGGCAGAAAGAcaaaccagttgacgtctaTTGTTTGCAACAGTCAGATGACTGATGTACATCGAGGCCGACACCCGGACCACCATTATACTTAGGCAGATGCCCTAGAATAGAGCCATGGCCTCTACAAAATAACGATACTATTAgtaaacaaaaaaaaaagttgacaGCCATTCGTCTCCCGCAGCACTCGAGCCAAGGTGGAGGGAGACGCACGAGACGAGGCAGGCAACCCGAGGGAACGCCTCGGTCAAGACGGCTGTCTGTGCGGTAATCAAGGGGCTGCGGGGGATGCAGAGGCCAATCTCCGATCCGGCCCACCACCCTCAAACGAGAGTTATGAGACAATAGAATATCCCATTCCGGAGAGGCCGCAGGCGGCAGGACCAGGCCGAGAACTTTGGGAGGAGACGCGGAGTCGGGGCCCGACGGAGGCGAATGGATGCCATCTGGCGTCGACTGCGTCCGGGATCGGGCTTCGGAATCAGGCGTCGGTACTTGGGAGCATtggggaacattgaaccacGGGAGGCTAGCCGCTTCGGGAACGGAATGCTCGCATAGCCCGCGTAGTAGTACACTTATCTTGGTCCATCTTGATATGTATGAAGCTGAACTTGGGGCGGATGTTCTGCTTGCTCCCGCGTGCCCCAACCCACGGAGCAAGGCGGCCCATAGTGTAACTTGGGAGTGCGATTGGGCTGAATTGGGCGTTGGTTttgtgattttttttttccggATCTTTCTGCGTCAAGATGGTTGTCACACTTGACGGACGGCGCACCAAGGCAACTATGCATCTGTGAATGACGTGCGCACCGGCCAAGGGACCTACGTAGTGCTACAATCTAGAGTCCAAGAAGTGTGTACAGTGGCGCTGTAGTATATGTATGCCGTGAGTGGGGGTCCAAGGGCAGCgcgggcaaaaaaaaagggacaaTATGCAGAGCAAGTATGGAGCATATAGTATATAGTATATACTAGTACGCAAGCACATGCAAGTAAGTATATACCTGGGCACTTCCCCCTTGGACAGCCCGAAAAACGAACCAAAGCGGCCACATAGGCTCCCATTGTCGTCAGAGCGAGCATCCAGCCCATCCCTCCTGCCCCGTCTATTTCCGTGACCAGCACCTGCCCGCCCAGCATGATCGGACGGCTGGCCGCGTTTTGGCACGGCTGCCCTGCCGGACTCAAGGAGGCGTACACCAGCTTCGCGGTGCAGAGTCTCATCGCGCTCGCATACTCGCTGAACCGTTACATCGGGCACGCGGCCTCCCGGCCGGGAATACGGAGGTTCGTCCCCTGGGCCGTGTTGAACCTGACGGCCACGTTTGTCGTGCACCTCGCCTGCCTGCGCGCGCTGTCGCCCGACTACCGCAGGAGCATCTCCGTGACGGGCTTCCCGACGGCGCGCGGCTTCGTGCTCGAGGTGCTCGGCTCGCTGCTCGTCTTCGAGGTCCTCTTCTACTACATCCACCGCCTGATGCACACGCGCCTCTTCTACCGCCCCGTCCACGCCATGCACCACCGCATGACGGACAAGGTCTGCCTCGGCGCCTTCTACGTCCACCCGGTGGAGTTTCTCATGGTCGGCTTCGGCGCCTTCATGGGCGCCGTCGCCCTGACGCGCACGCACTTCCCGACCATGCTGttcctcggcgtcgtcgccgagctggccggCCTGTACTTCCACGAGCTGGGCGAGGTGTCCGGCGTCATGAGCCACGAGAGCCATCACGTCCGGGGTGCCAAGAACTTCGGCTCCATTGGCTTGATGGACATGCTGCACGGAACCTTTATGAAGACTTGTAGGTGGTTTTTTGCTCCGTGTGAATATGGTACATGGCCGAGTGCTGACGTGGTGTTTTCAGAGATTGCTTGTTCCTGCATGTGCGATGAAGGTGAAGGTGCGGTGGCTAGGAGACGAGATGAATATATACCGTGTTCTATATTTACGTGCGTGCCCAAACCTGCAACAACGTCAAGTGATGTAACACTGCATGCCCGCGTTGGGATC is a genomic window containing:
- the prlL_6 gene encoding MFS transporter prlL: MSSVPSLDVPGLESVDISDKAMERRIVRKQDFRILPWVVVTYLLNYLDRVNLGNARTLNNDTPEDNIVVQLNLTGQRYNVAVALFFVPYVLMEFPSNILLKYFSPSRWISRIMVSWGIITICTAAVTTYGGLLAVRMALGLAEAGFFPGMMMYLCFWYKPEERATRMAIFATSVSVAGAFGGLLATGISFLNKKAGLSGWQWLFILEGIPAVIVGVMVWFYLPDYPQTSSWLTPEERAFAVKRLGPYAPSMGDKHWDSDVAKKTLIDPWFWLFAAHYFLMTNSLNAFGYFAPTIVAALGYKGYEAQLLTVPPNVVAMVIVIGTCIHSDKTRERPRHILGALGFLATGYLLLAVVSQRGVRYFAICIIACTNAAVLPFVAYRTATVQGSTATALATGGMIAIANCGGISSPFLFPSSDSPMYSRGNWTIFAFLMAAALLTIYMWYKLGSHAAYRTGERDDEGNMEVLDATPSNANDRMNKAFGISKLNDVDN
- the FAXDC2_3 gene encoding Fatty acid hydroxylase domain-containing protein 2, yielding MIGRLAAFWHGCPAGLKEAYTSFAVQSLIALAYSLNRYIGHAASRPGIRRFVPWAVLNLTATFVVHLACLRALSPDYRRSISVTGFPTARGFVLEVLGSLLVFEVLFYYIHRLMHTRLFYRPVHAMHHRMTDKVCLGAFYVHPVEFLMVGFGAFMGAVALTRTHFPTMLFLGVVAELAGLYFHELGEVSGVMSHESHHVRGAKNFGSIGLMDMLHGTFMKTYCLFLHVR